A section of the Microcoleus sp. FACHB-68 genome encodes:
- a CDS encoding pentapeptide repeat-containing protein has protein sequence MAANTAHIKRLLETKQCQGGDLRDANMARFNLSGADLSGAKLSYSNLNGATLSNANLSGADLTFANLVAADLTKADLSGVDGKGINLLDANLKGSNIRGAELIFANCVNTNLQNANLSGADLEGANLIGADLEGANLSGAGLSGANLSNAVLMGANLSNADLRECQLVGTDLSDANLSGANLSSGNLLNANLSGANLTGANIAGANLSGAQLDGAIGLYTETPVTVRQHNSPNSEAPTSGFSYPNFLQPSSPHAKTNSLRIPRPGLP, from the coding sequence ATGGCTGCAAATACCGCACACATCAAACGCTTGCTAGAAACCAAACAGTGTCAGGGAGGTGACCTGCGTGATGCTAACATGGCTCGGTTTAATCTCAGTGGTGCTGACTTGAGTGGTGCCAAGCTGTCCTATAGCAATCTTAATGGTGCCACCCTTAGCAATGCTAATTTGAGTGGTGCTGATCTGACTTTTGCCAATTTAGTCGCTGCTGATTTAACAAAAGCAGACCTCAGTGGCGTTGACGGGAAAGGCATCAATCTGCTAGATGCCAACCTCAAAGGGTCTAATATTAGAGGGGCCGAACTGATTTTTGCCAACTGTGTGAATACCAACTTGCAAAACGCCAACTTGAGTGGTGCGGATTTGGAAGGCGCTAATTTAATTGGTGCGGATCTCGAAGGTGCTAATCTCAGCGGTGCGGGACTGAGTGGGGCGAATCTCAGTAATGCAGTTTTAATGGGGGCTAACCTGTCAAATGCTGACTTGAGAGAATGCCAGTTAGTTGGGACGGATCTCAGTGATGCCAATTTGAGTGGGGCTAATCTTTCGAGTGGAAACTTATTAAATGCCAACCTCAGTGGTGCCAACCTAACGGGGGCTAATATTGCCGGCGCTAACCTCAGTGGTGCTCAGTTAGACGGTGCAATAGGACTTTATACCGAAACCCCCGTTACCGTTCGACAACATAATTCGCCCAACTCAGAAGCACCCACATCCGGTTTTTCTTACCCAAATTTTCTCCAGCCAAGTTCGCCCCATGCAAAAACGAATAGCTTGCGTATTCCACGCCCAGGATTGCCCTAG
- the fabG gene encoding 3-oxoacyl-[acyl-carrier-protein] reductase, with protein MEALPESLQRLRDQVAIVTGASRGIGRAIALALAAEGAKIAVNYASSSAAAEEIVGAIEAAGGSAMALQADVSKTDGVEALINGTLEKWGRVDILVNNAGITRDTLLLRMKLEDWQAVIDLNLTGVFLCTRAVSKIMLKQRAGRIINIASVAGQMGNPGQANYSAAKAGVIGFTKTVAKELASRGITVNAVAPGFITTDMTDGLKSEEILKFIPLGRYGQPEEVAGLVRFLAADSAAAYITGQVMNVDGGMVMA; from the coding sequence ATGGAAGCATTGCCAGAGAGTTTGCAGCGGTTGCGCGATCAAGTGGCCATTGTCACCGGCGCTTCACGGGGAATTGGTCGTGCGATCGCTTTGGCATTAGCAGCAGAGGGGGCGAAGATCGCGGTCAACTATGCCAGCTCAAGTGCGGCTGCAGAGGAGATTGTCGGGGCAATTGAGGCAGCAGGCGGCAGTGCGATGGCGCTGCAAGCAGATGTTTCTAAAACGGATGGAGTCGAAGCCCTGATCAATGGCACCCTTGAAAAATGGGGCCGAGTCGATATCTTAGTGAATAATGCCGGCATTACCCGCGACACCCTGCTGCTGCGGATGAAACTAGAAGATTGGCAAGCCGTGATTGATCTCAACCTCACCGGCGTTTTCTTGTGCACGCGAGCAGTTAGTAAAATTATGCTCAAGCAACGCGCCGGTCGTATTATTAATATTGCCTCAGTTGCCGGTCAAATGGGCAACCCTGGACAAGCTAACTATAGCGCCGCTAAAGCCGGCGTCATTGGATTTACCAAAACCGTTGCCAAAGAACTCGCCTCTCGCGGGATCACCGTCAATGCGGTTGCCCCTGGATTTATCACCACAGATATGACCGACGGCCTCAAATCTGAGGAAATTTTAAAATTCATTCCTCTAGGGCGTTACGGTCAACCAGAGGAAGTTGCCGGCCTTGTTCGCTTCCTCGCCGCCGACTCTGCAGCCGCTTACATTACCGGCCAAGTAATGAATGTCGATGGCGGCATGGTCATGGCGTAG
- a CDS encoding pentapeptide repeat-containing protein yields MNKKLGSLAFATLLITMGLTHRVNAQNASTIERLLNTGECRGCNLDGLVLAGRRFLDPIIFEGATLRGANLSGVSFSFADLSGADLRGANLSGADLRGSLLVGADLRGANLEGANLSFANLNKAQLDNATLAKANLTNAHLSAFMRQANLSNAILRGAQMGNATLEFANLRGADFRPFGEGEGMVPTNLRYDMSTCNKREANDFSSCTVTPANLRGADLRGANLTNVDMTGVNVTDAIRD; encoded by the coding sequence ATGAACAAAAAACTAGGAAGCCTTGCATTTGCCACACTGTTAATCACGATGGGTTTAACCCATCGAGTGAACGCTCAAAATGCATCGACGATTGAACGGCTTTTAAACACAGGAGAATGTCGGGGGTGCAATCTGGATGGTCTTGTCTTAGCAGGCCGGCGATTCCTTGATCCCATCATTTTTGAGGGAGCGACTTTAAGAGGTGCAAACCTCAGCGGAGTCTCCTTTTCCTTCGCCGATCTCAGTGGTGCTGATCTCAGAGGCGCTAACCTGAGTGGTGCTGATTTAAGAGGTTCTCTGTTAGTCGGTGCAGACCTCAGAGGCGCTAACTTAGAAGGTGCAAACCTGAGCTTTGCGAACCTCAATAAAGCGCAGCTTGATAATGCCACTCTCGCAAAGGCTAACTTGACAAACGCTCACTTAAGTGCATTTATGCGCCAAGCGAACTTGAGTAACGCGATTCTTCGAGGCGCTCAAATGGGTAATGCAACCCTAGAGTTTGCAAATTTAAGGGGTGCAGATTTCAGACCCTTCGGTGAAGGGGAAGGGATGGTGCCAACGAATTTGCGTTATGACATGAGTACGTGTAATAAGCGGGAAGCCAACGACTTTAGTTCCTGTACAGTCACACCGGCTAACTTGAGAGGTGCCGACTTGAGAGGTGCCAATCTAACGAATGTAGATATGACGGGTGTTAATGTGACCGATGCTATCAGAGACTAA
- the prmA gene encoding 50S ribosomal protein L11 methyltransferase: MAHSWWEIQILGDPALEDTIFWRLETFGCRGTSSEIKGYACLICAYLPEEQAQLLDLAALSLLLRQDALCMSLPPPAMQWHLIDEEDWASNWKQYWHPMEIGDQLLVYPAWLPLPEEPGRHLLRLDPGVAFGTGTHATTQLCLEALEMRLGYEKTDALIADIGCGSGILSIAAILLGARKAYGVDIDPLAVKSARSNRELNGISNKRLVFELGSLDRLGKLVDEPVDGILCNILAEVIIDLIPHLDMLAKPTTWGIISGVLLDQAKPVADTLEQHGWIVATLWRRQDWCCFNIRRS; the protein is encoded by the coding sequence TTGGCACATAGCTGGTGGGAAATTCAAATTCTGGGCGATCCAGCCCTAGAAGATACAATCTTCTGGCGGCTGGAAACGTTTGGCTGTCGCGGCACTTCCAGTGAAATTAAAGGTTATGCCTGCCTGATATGCGCTTACTTACCTGAAGAACAGGCGCAGTTATTAGATTTGGCAGCTTTATCTCTGTTGCTGCGCCAAGATGCCCTCTGTATGAGTTTGCCACCGCCGGCAATGCAGTGGCACTTAATTGATGAGGAAGATTGGGCAAGCAACTGGAAGCAATACTGGCATCCAATGGAGATTGGGGATCAGTTGTTAGTCTATCCAGCATGGCTGCCTTTACCTGAAGAACCAGGCCGGCACCTGTTACGCTTAGATCCCGGTGTAGCGTTTGGCACCGGCACCCACGCCACAACTCAGCTGTGTCTAGAAGCATTAGAGATGCGGCTGGGATATGAAAAAACTGATGCCCTAATTGCTGATATCGGTTGCGGTTCCGGCATTTTATCGATTGCCGCGATTCTCTTGGGTGCAAGAAAGGCTTACGGTGTAGATATCGATCCCTTAGCTGTAAAATCTGCTCGCAGCAATCGAGAACTCAATGGCATTTCTAACAAGCGCCTCGTTTTTGAACTTGGCAGTCTGGATCGCTTGGGCAAATTAGTAGATGAGCCGGTTGATGGCATTCTCTGCAATATTTTGGCAGAAGTGATTATTGACTTGATCCCGCACCTGGATATGTTAGCCAAACCGACTACTTGGGGGATTATTAGCGGTGTTTTGTTAGATCAAGCCAAGCCGGTTGCCGATACGCTAGAGCAACATGGCTGGATAGTGGCTACCCTCTGGCGCAGGCAAGATTGGTGCTGTTTTAATATTCGCCGGTCTTAG
- the trxA gene encoding thioredoxin, with protein sequence MAVKKQFSSFQELLSGSELPVLVDFYAPWCGPCQMMAPILEEVNSRLKDRLRVVKINSDNYPDLATTYHIHALPTLVLFKNGQPVERIEGVLQAQQLIQRLQPLI encoded by the coding sequence ATGGCAGTTAAAAAGCAATTCAGCAGCTTTCAAGAATTGTTATCTGGTTCCGAGTTGCCGGTTTTGGTAGATTTTTACGCGCCTTGGTGCGGCCCGTGTCAAATGATGGCTCCGATTTTGGAGGAGGTCAATAGCCGGCTCAAAGACCGGCTGAGAGTTGTCAAAATTAACTCCGATAACTATCCTGACTTGGCAACCACTTATCACATTCACGCTTTGCCAACGCTGGTGCTGTTCAAGAATGGGCAGCCGGTGGAGCGCATCGAAGGGGTTCTGCAAGCTCAACAGTTAATTCAGCGCTTGCAACCCTTAATTTAA
- a CDS encoding Crp/Fnr family transcriptional regulator, translated as MIVSPVLLDQYPNRTQTTFARRSLLPLKPHEIWQIKTGVVRTFTWSEDGTLIPLGLWGSQDIVGKALSKAEPYTIECLTLVEATVLPANNSYEFIKALIQHTQQLEEFLELRHCKPIDASLLKLLTWLSQRFGRAVEQGQLIDLRLTHQEISEMIGSNRVTVTRMLKNFEKQGLISRHQQRYIVVPDRQPFWHYEI; from the coding sequence ATGATAGTTTCTCCTGTTTTATTAGATCAGTATCCCAACCGGACGCAAACAACCTTTGCCCGCCGATCTCTACTGCCTTTGAAACCCCATGAAATCTGGCAGATTAAAACCGGCGTGGTGCGGACATTTACCTGGAGTGAAGACGGAACGCTGATTCCCCTAGGATTATGGGGTTCCCAGGATATAGTTGGCAAAGCGCTATCAAAAGCTGAACCTTATACCATTGAATGCTTGACGCTGGTGGAGGCAACTGTTTTGCCGGCAAATAACAGTTACGAATTTATCAAAGCGCTGATCCAGCACACTCAACAGTTAGAAGAATTCTTAGAATTGCGGCATTGCAAACCAATTGATGCCTCTCTTTTAAAACTGTTAACTTGGCTCTCTCAAAGATTTGGTCGTGCAGTTGAGCAAGGACAGCTCATCGATCTGCGTTTGACTCATCAAGAAATTTCAGAAATGATCGGTTCAAACCGCGTAACCGTCACCCGGATGCTGAAGAATTTTGAAAAGCAAGGACTCATCAGCCGGCATCAACAGCGTTATATTGTTGTACCCGACCGGCAGCCGTTTTGGCACTATGAAATTTAA
- a CDS encoding Rrf2 family transcriptional regulator, with protein sequence MELSCKVKYAMVALLELASRYGHGEPVQISQIAASQQIPDRYLEQLLTTLRRGGFVRSQRGSKGGYLLAKPPWQIPLLEVFDCLEGPQSVEREGQPDSAPTPESAALQEVWAESNLAAQEVLRRYSLQDLCLKRDDCQRLNIMYYI encoded by the coding sequence ATGGAACTATCGTGTAAAGTCAAGTACGCTATGGTGGCACTTCTAGAACTTGCCAGCCGGTATGGACACGGGGAACCCGTGCAGATCAGTCAAATTGCGGCAAGTCAGCAGATACCAGACCGTTATTTAGAGCAACTGTTAACCACACTCCGTCGTGGGGGTTTCGTCCGCAGTCAGCGCGGATCGAAAGGCGGTTATTTGTTGGCTAAGCCGCCTTGGCAGATTCCACTGTTAGAAGTGTTCGATTGCTTAGAAGGGCCACAAAGTGTTGAACGCGAAGGACAGCCGGATTCAGCCCCGACGCCGGAGAGTGCGGCACTTCAAGAGGTGTGGGCAGAATCAAATTTAGCCGCTCAAGAAGTTTTGCGGCGCTATTCGTTACAGGATTTGTGCCTAAAACGGGATGATTGCCAGCGATTGAATATTATGTATTACATATAG